In the Flavobacterium sp. 90 genome, CAAAAACCATTACATATTCGAATTTTTGTTGATGGAGATTATTTGGCAATTCAGAATGATTTTCAGAAGAAAGAAGTTCTTCAAGACAGACAAGGTGTTGGATTACAAAATATTGTAAATCGATACGGAATTGTAACCAACAGAAAAGTTTTGATTGAACAAAACGAAAAAACTTTTACAGTTAAAATTCCAATTTTAACCAAACAAATTACGGTTATGGAAAAAAATGCAGAATATACAGATGAAAATAAAGCTTATTTCAGAGCTAAAAAAAGAGTAGAAGAATTAAAAGGATTTTATGCAAATGTTATTTCATATTGTTGTGTGATTCCTTGTTTGATCTTCGTGAATTTGACCTTTTCTCCCGGATTTCAATGGTTTTGGTTTTCGGCTTTAGGCTGGGGATTTGGAGTTGTAATGCATGCTTTTAAAGTTTTTGGATACAGCTCAAATTGGGAAGAACGAAAAATTAGAGAAATTTTGGAAAGAGAAAATAATAAACAAAGCTGGAAATAATCATGGGAACAAATTATTCAGATTCAGAACGATATTATCAGGCTCAAAAAAAAGTCGAAGAAATTAAAAAGTTTTATCAGCATTTAACGGTTTATCTTCTTTGTAATCCAATCGTAATTGTTGTAAATCTAATGACTTCACCAGGTTACCTATATTTTTGGTATTCTTTGTTAGGGTGGGGAATTGGAGTTGCTTTGCACGGATTGAAAGCTTTTGATTGTTTTCCGTTTTTTAATAGAGAATGGGAACAACAAAAAATAAAAAAGATCATGGAGAGAGAAATAGAAAGTCAAAGACAAATTTGGAAATAATTATGGAAAGAGATTTTGATAATGACGCGAAAAAAAATGAACTGCTACAAATAGCTAGCAGAAAAGTAGTTAAACTAAAATCATTTTATATTCATGCTTTTTTCTATAGTATTGGATTGATTTTGTTTACTTTAAAAAACTATTTCGGACTTCCGTTGAATGTGTTTCCAGTCCGATATTTAAATAGTTTGGTAATGATAGTTTGGAGTACTGCGTTTCTGGTATCTGCAGTGGATATATTTGCTTCTTTTAAAATTTTTGGAGAAGAATGGGAAGAACGTAAGCTGAAAAGCATCTTGGAGAAAAAAGAGAAAAAACAAAAATGGGAGTAATCATGGAAGTGAAATTTACTGAAGAGGATAAATATTATATAGCAAAAAAGAAAGTAGAGAACATTAAAGG is a window encoding:
- a CDS encoding 2TM domain-containing protein, yielding MGTTKNKKDHGERNRKSKTNLEIIMERDFDNDAKKNELLQIASRKVVKLKSFYIHAFFYSIGLILFTLKNYFGLPLNVFPVRYLNSLVMIVWSTAFLVSAVDIFASFKIFGEEWEERKLKSILEKKEKKQKWE
- a CDS encoding 2TM domain-containing protein gives rise to the protein MGTNYSDSERYYQAQKKVEEIKKFYQHLTVYLLCNPIVIVVNLMTSPGYLYFWYSLLGWGIGVALHGLKAFDCFPFFNREWEQQKIKKIMEREIESQRQIWK